A window of Bacteroidia bacterium contains these coding sequences:
- a CDS encoding TonB-dependent receptor, with product MQKKTLLITSYLLLVFLSLSQVLYSQKAKITGTITDSRNNETIIGVTIMADSSGVGTVTDVLGKFILEVEPGKHILRFSYLGFTQETREINAVAGTSQEINIQMKSEQKELKLVTVTGSQYEKDAAKEVVSIDVIKKYLVENTNAPDLAKAVEKVPGVTIVDGQASIRGGSGYAYGTGSRVQVLVDDMPMLTGDLSEVRWNFVPIENMEQVEVIKGAASSLYGSGAMNGVIHVRTGYAYDKPQTKISIAQGVYSNPARKELRWWDNFFNPFFTNAFLSHRQKFGNIDLIIGGNLNWSSGYLKNGSDQQARVNFKTRWRPKKLKYFSFELAGNAMYQQFGRFFLWQDPDAGALTPWEGTLSEDKYSYFTIDPRISYSGPNGAIHKIRSRYYKVTRYSGSNNKTTASTDLFWGDYQFQKQFDFGLSLTSGAIGSYSNSYSSLYEGMKLKQLFMAGYLQLEQEFKEKLTLLLGARYERNHVFGLPNDPGRPVFRAGINYKVGKATFLRTNWGQGYRFPSLGERYIDASLSSIKIFPNPSLKPESGWTSELAVKQGYKFGNFMGYLDMALFWYEFKDMIEYVFLIDPEKGFGFQAKNISRARIAGAEISTIADGKILGIPVRLFAGYTFNYPADLESDTAQRKANIFIQNLFQSIGKPDSLLATSSILKYRLRNTARADLEFEPFKKILIGGTCTYNSFMERIDLIFDQLNGISKYRESHKKGILVFDMRFAYKLSDRSTISLIVKNISNQEYSLRPGLLEAPRSFTLQYKLQF from the coding sequence ATGCAAAAAAAAACACTCTTAATTACAAGCTATTTATTGCTTGTCTTTTTATCCTTAAGTCAAGTACTTTATTCCCAAAAAGCAAAAATTACCGGTACCATAACCGACTCGAGAAACAATGAAACCATTATTGGTGTTACCATTATGGCAGATAGTTCTGGTGTTGGAACAGTTACGGATGTTTTAGGAAAATTTATTCTGGAAGTTGAACCGGGTAAACACATTCTCCGATTTAGTTACTTAGGTTTTACTCAAGAAACACGAGAAATAAATGCGGTTGCCGGAACAAGTCAGGAGATAAACATCCAAATGAAATCGGAACAAAAAGAATTGAAGCTGGTTACCGTAACAGGTTCTCAATATGAAAAAGATGCTGCAAAGGAAGTTGTTTCTATTGACGTAATTAAAAAATACCTGGTTGAAAATACCAATGCTCCCGACCTTGCCAAAGCCGTTGAAAAAGTTCCGGGAGTTACCATTGTGGATGGTCAGGCAAGTATTCGTGGCGGCAGTGGTTATGCCTATGGAACAGGGTCCAGAGTTCAGGTTTTGGTAGATGACATGCCCATGTTAACCGGTGACCTATCCGAAGTGCGCTGGAATTTTGTTCCAATCGAGAATATGGAACAAGTGGAAGTTATTAAAGGTGCTGCCTCTTCCTTGTATGGTTCCGGTGCTATGAATGGTGTTATTCACGTTCGAACCGGTTACGCTTACGATAAACCACAAACTAAAATTTCAATCGCTCAGGGCGTGTACAGCAATCCTGCTAGAAAAGAATTACGCTGGTGGGATAACTTTTTTAATCCTTTTTTTACAAATGCCTTCCTCTCCCACCGCCAAAAGTTTGGAAATATTGACCTGATTATTGGTGGAAACTTAAATTGGAGTTCTGGTTACCTGAAAAATGGAAGCGACCAACAAGCAAGGGTGAATTTCAAAACCCGCTGGAGACCTAAAAAATTAAAATATTTCAGCTTTGAATTGGCCGGAAATGCCATGTACCAGCAGTTTGGACGATTCTTTCTCTGGCAAGACCCTGATGCAGGTGCCCTCACCCCTTGGGAAGGTACCCTCTCTGAAGATAAATACTCTTACTTCACCATCGACCCAAGAATTAGCTACAGCGGACCTAACGGCGCCATTCATAAAATTAGAAGTCGCTATTATAAAGTAACTCGCTACAGTGGAAGTAACAATAAAACAACTGCATCAACCGATTTGTTTTGGGGAGATTACCAATTCCAAAAACAATTCGATTTCGGATTAAGCCTGACCAGCGGTGCCATCGGCAGCTATTCTAACTCCTACAGCAGCCTCTACGAAGGCATGAAACTTAAACAATTGTTTATGGCTGGTTACCTGCAATTGGAACAGGAATTTAAAGAGAAACTTACCCTATTGTTAGGTGCACGGTATGAACGTAATCACGTATTTGGTTTACCCAACGACCCGGGAAGACCTGTTTTTAGAGCCGGTATCAACTATAAAGTTGGCAAGGCTACTTTCCTTAGAACTAACTGGGGTCAGGGTTACCGTTTCCCTAGCTTGGGTGAACGTTACATTGATGCCAGCTTAAGCTCCATAAAAATTTTCCCCAACCCAAGTTTGAAACCTGAATCAGGTTGGACCTCCGAATTAGCCGTTAAACAAGGTTATAAATTCGGCAACTTTATGGGTTACCTTGATATGGCACTCTTCTGGTATGAATTTAAGGATATGATTGAATATGTATTCTTGATTGACCCTGAAAAAGGCTTCGGTTTCCAAGCTAAAAACATCAGCAGAGCAAGAATAGCAGGGGCCGAAATTTCCACCATTGCCGATGGGAAAATACTTGGAATTCCTGTCCGACTATTTGCCGGATATACCTTCAATTACCCGGCTGATTTAGAATCAGATACAGCTCAACGAAAAGCCAATATTTTTATCCAAAACTTATTCCAAAGTATAGGAAAACCCGATAGCTTGCTAGCTACCTCCAGCATTTTGAAGTACCGCTTACGAAACACGGCCCGTGCCGATCTGGAATTTGAACCTTTTAAAAAGATTCTCATTGGGGGAACCTGCACCTACAACAGCTTCATGGAACGTATCGATTTAATTTTTGATCAATTAAATGGAATTAGCAAATACAGAGAAAGCCATAAAAAAGGCATTCTAGTATTCGATATGCGATTCGCTTACAAACTATCCGACAGATCAACTATTTCATTGATTGTAAAAAATATATCCAATCAGGAATATTCGCTTAGACCAGGCTTGCTGGAAGCTCCAAGAAGTTTCACCTTACAATATAAACTTCAATTTTAA